Proteins encoded together in one Telopea speciosissima isolate NSW1024214 ecotype Mountain lineage chromosome 6, Tspe_v1, whole genome shotgun sequence window:
- the LOC122664063 gene encoding uncharacterized protein LOC122664063, whose amino-acid sequence MTSVLQSHPRNWLGIQENSFRNRVDKVQTFGYSALCFSPGVSTFAQGQYLVSGYHGRAFHSRPVFSSTMDDGIDPSDSEGSNSEEEASQSETGGVNNEFFREDLERIVGADDSTFSGIDLATLIRNKYGRSYDVQLIKKEFLGRNLLALNVMWKYMEQRSFPLTEEEYLLRLDDVANTLKCWGAVSHIRNSLAKLKERPRIGKAVSIFIDMDESGGRANEWIYK is encoded by the exons ATGACGAGCGTTCTACAAAGCCACCCTCGTAATTGGTTAGGCATTCAAGAGAATTCATTCAGGAACAGAGTTGATAAGGTTCAAACTTTTGGATATTCAGCCCTGTGTTTTTCTCCTGGAGTATCAACTTTTGCACAGGGTCAATATCTTGTGAGTGGTTACCATGGAAGGGCTTTCCATTCTAGGCCTGTATTTTCAAGTACAATGGATGATGGTATTGATCCAAGTGATTCAGAAGGCAGCAACTCTGAGGAAGAAGCTTCCCAAAGCGAAACTGGAGGG GTAAATAATGAATTTTTCCGTGAGGATTTGGAAAGAATTGTTGGCGCAGATGATTCAACCTTCAGCGGGATAGACCTTGCAACTCTTATTAGGAACAAATATGGGAGGTCCTACGACGTGCAGCTAATAAAAAAG GAGTTCTTGGGAAGAAATCTCCTCGCACTGAATGTCATGTGGAAATACATGGAGCAG AGATCCTTTCCTCTGACGGAAGAAGAGTATCTACTGAGGCTTGATGATGTTGCAAACACTTTGAAATGTTGGGGTGCAGTCTCACATATTCGGAATAGCCTAGCCAAGCTGAAGGAACGGCCTCGAATCGGAAAG GCAGTTAGTATTTTCATTGACATGGATGAATCTGGAGGCCGTGCCAATGAGTGGATTTACAAGTGA